From one Anaerolineae bacterium genomic stretch:
- the lysW gene encoding lysine biosynthesis protein LysW, with product MLCECPECGAEMELDDDIMVGEIVVCADCGVECEVVSLEPLELALAPEEDEDWGE from the coding sequence ATGTTGTGCGAATGTCCCGAATGCGGTGCCGAAATGGAACTGGATGACGACATCATGGTGGGCGAGATCGTCGTCTGCGCCGACTGCGGCGTGGAATGCGAGGTCGTCAGCCTTGAGCCCCTCGAACTGGCTCTGGCGCCCGAAGAAGATGAGGATTGGGGAGAGTAA